One genomic region from Lates calcarifer isolate ASB-BC8 linkage group LG10, TLL_Latcal_v3, whole genome shotgun sequence encodes:
- the lg10h15orf40 gene encoding UPF0235 protein C15orf40 homolog, translated as MFSRSGLTITGVLLFKPVRSSFRAAQLNRLCDVSRPVTVHLLSRWSSPPPLPGVTGIRQYSTNRQMPKKGKTVKGPQSGGGGGAEPEAPGPVARDKSGGVSITVHAKPGSKHSGITEVSAEAVGVAIAAPPTDGEANAELIRYLAEVLDLKKSHISLDKGSRSRDKLIRVDSSLSPEEVLRRLRQAAG; from the exons ATGTTTTCCCGGTCAGGTTTAACTATAACCggtgttttgttatttaaacCTGTTCGGTCGTCGTTCAGAGCGGCGCAGTTGAACCGTTTATGTGACGTCAGCCGTCCGGTAACCGTACACCTCCTCTCGCGGTGGTCCTCTCCGCCTCCTCTGCCCGGTGTCACCGGGATCAGACAGTActccacaaacagacagatgccCAAGAAAGGGAAAACG GTAAAGGGGCCGCAgtcaggtggaggtggtggagcagAACCTGAAGCTCCTGGTCCGGTGGCACGAGACAAAAGTGGTGGCGTTAGCATAACAGTGCACGCGAAGCCCGGCTCCAAACACAGCGGCATCACAG AAGTTTCTGCGGAGGCGGTGGGAGTCGCCATCGCAGCGCCCCCTACCGACGGAGAAGCCAACGCTGAGCTTATTCGTTACCTGGCTGAAGTCCTGGACCTGAAGAAGAGTCACATATCTCTGGACAAG GGCTCCAGGTCCAGGGACAAACTCATCAGGGTGGACTCCTCCCTCAGTCCGGAGGAGGTGTTGAGGAGGCTCAGACAGGCTGCAGGCTGA